The Opitutaceae bacterium genome window below encodes:
- a CDS encoding NPCBM/NEW2 domain-containing protein, which yields MNHGFLIALAMVSAAVQAHQSGRIGLHEIDLSAMTSGTGRGTALANRSVAGGLLSVAGRQFDTGVGTRAFSTLILELDGCAELLTGWAGADDAGRDATVRLHVLGDRRVLWDSGLMRAGEQARPFSIPLAGVRILVFLVTDAGDGNRTDFADWLDVSITYRGRPPAPAPWLEERPYLLTPPPPVTPRINGPMVVGARPGSPFQFRIPCTGERPIAFGARGLPAGLKLDESTGMIRGRAPSGGRHAIHLEARNAHGASSRAFTLVIGDQLALTPPMGWNSWYAHKRSVTDAIIRGAAEAMIASGMADYGYDCVSIDDCWSVRVDGGDPATDGPSRDAAGRLLGNRNFPDMKALAGFIHSKGLKAGLYSSPGRTTCAGFAASYEHEAIDARTFAEWGYDLLKYDWCSYEKIAPNHSLRELQRPFRLMAAELGRQDRDIVFTICQYGMGKAWTWAGGMSQVWRTTDDLGWKARQAMPGFFYVGRINADYWEHARPGQWNDPDYILAGYVRDSFRKNEVFKADLSPSEHYFYMSMWSLMAAPLVFGGDIARLDPFLLNVLCNHEVIAINQDPSGSQGRVLRDRDNQMIMVKELEGGAKAIGLFHITGPVGDPSGFAQSKEMQLAGIKPHATAQDMGDPVAYVDWGESVQVSVSAAELDLSGRFRVRDVWRQLDLGEFSQQFTTRVPFHGASLLRIVAIP from the coding sequence ATGAATCACGGGTTTCTGATCGCCCTTGCGATGGTCTCAGCAGCGGTCCAAGCGCACCAGTCGGGCAGAATCGGTCTGCATGAAATCGACCTGTCGGCGATGACTTCCGGCACTGGACGCGGTACGGCGCTGGCCAATCGATCGGTCGCCGGAGGGCTGTTGAGCGTCGCGGGCCGGCAGTTCGACACCGGTGTCGGCACGCGGGCGTTCAGCACGCTGATCCTTGAACTCGATGGATGCGCGGAGCTGCTCACCGGCTGGGCGGGTGCTGACGATGCGGGCAGGGATGCAACCGTTCGGCTCCATGTGCTCGGAGACCGCCGTGTCCTCTGGGACAGCGGTCTGATGCGTGCGGGCGAACAGGCACGGCCGTTCTCAATTCCCCTTGCCGGCGTCCGTATCCTCGTGTTTCTCGTCACCGATGCCGGTGATGGCAACCGCACGGATTTCGCGGATTGGCTGGACGTCTCTATCACCTATCGCGGACGGCCGCCAGCCCCCGCGCCCTGGCTTGAGGAGCGGCCATACCTGCTGACTCCGCCGCCTCCTGTCACACCGCGCATCAACGGGCCGATGGTCGTTGGCGCGCGTCCCGGCTCGCCTTTTCAGTTTCGCATTCCCTGTACGGGAGAGCGACCGATCGCCTTTGGAGCTCGAGGACTGCCCGCAGGGTTGAAGCTCGACGAATCCACGGGCATGATTCGCGGCCGTGCTCCGTCCGGCGGCCGTCATGCGATTCACCTGGAGGCGAGAAATGCTCACGGTGCCTCCTCGCGCGCATTCACCCTTGTCATCGGCGATCAACTCGCGCTGACGCCGCCCATGGGTTGGAACAGCTGGTATGCTCACAAACGTTCCGTTACCGACGCAATCATCCGCGGGGCGGCTGAAGCCATGATCGCGTCCGGCATGGCCGACTACGGCTATGATTGCGTGAGCATCGACGATTGCTGGTCCGTGCGGGTGGACGGCGGCGATCCGGCGACGGATGGACCTTCGCGCGACGCTGCCGGCCGTCTCCTTGGCAACAGGAACTTTCCCGACATGAAGGCACTGGCTGGCTTCATTCACTCGAAGGGCCTCAAAGCCGGGCTCTATAGCTCGCCCGGTCGAACGACCTGCGCCGGCTTTGCCGCGAGTTACGAACACGAGGCGATTGATGCGCGCACGTTTGCGGAATGGGGCTACGATTTGCTCAAGTACGATTGGTGCTCCTACGAGAAGATTGCCCCAAATCATTCGCTGCGCGAGCTACAGCGACCGTTCCGGCTTATGGCTGCGGAACTCGGGCGGCAGGATCGCGACATCGTCTTCACCATCTGCCAGTACGGGATGGGCAAAGCATGGACCTGGGCGGGCGGGATGAGCCAGGTCTGGCGCACGACCGACGATCTGGGCTGGAAGGCGCGCCAAGCGATGCCGGGATTCTTCTATGTCGGCCGGATCAATGCGGACTACTGGGAGCATGCGCGGCCGGGGCAGTGGAATGATCCCGATTACATCCTTGCGGGGTATGTTCGCGATTCATTCCGCAAGAACGAGGTGTTCAAAGCTGACCTCAGCCCGAGCGAGCACTATTTCTACATGTCCATGTGGTCGCTGATGGCCGCGCCACTTGTTTTCGGTGGCGACATTGCCCGGCTTGATCCCTTTCTGCTCAACGTGCTGTGCAATCACGAGGTGATTGCGATCAACCAGGATCCATCCGGGAGCCAAGGTCGGGTGCTCCGGGACCGCGACAACCAGATGATCATGGTCAAGGAGCTCGAGGGTGGCGCGAAGGCCATCGGGCTCTTCCATATCACCGGCCCTGTGGGTGATCCCTCGGGATTCGCCCAAAGCAAGGAAATGCAGCTTGCGGGCATCAAACCGCATGCTACTGCGCAGGATATGGGCGATCCAGTGGCCTACGTCGACTGGGGCGAATCCGTACAAGTCTCGGTGTCGGCTGCGGAGCTTGATCTTAGCGGTCGCTTCCGGGTGCGCGACGTGTGGCGCCAGTTGGATCTCGGGGAGTTTTCACAGCAGTTTACCACGCGAGTGCCGTTCCACGGCGCAAGCCTGCTGCGCATCGTCGCCATTCCGTAA
- a CDS encoding peptidase M14, which translates to MLSAVDQPGSGKAPATRRIPRIPVLDFIDTSFENASPLWYEQAPDGSIDLHLIYDHERESPNRASGHVHFLIQAQPGTKLTFEFRNLENVWNGGPSLYGRYFRSVLVSEDGRSWRGVSLDNLPDDRVRLHLTMPGPQLYVARLEPYRVSDLDRFLASVCGHPLVKIMPIGRTVLGRGLEILRIGNLHAPYRVFIRARAHPWEPVGNWVLQGLVRRLLANDADARRFLERYCVYAMPMANKDGVALGRTRFNALGSDLNRGWDRPIDARSAPENAALERWLEGMIASGRKPHLALELHNDHQQGQLHLSAPSVPDLTRYRDRMAVLERLLRQHTWFTDGSTSTSFRNPGTLGDGWLERFGIDGVVHEFASNWIAGVKDFTSGRHWEDYGANLAEVLYEYLGAVQP; encoded by the coding sequence ATGCTATCGGCCGTGGACCAGCCTGGGTCTGGAAAGGCGCCTGCGACGAGGCGGATTCCACGCATCCCAGTCCTCGATTTCATAGACACCAGTTTCGAAAATGCCTCTCCGCTCTGGTATGAGCAGGCGCCGGACGGGTCGATTGACCTGCATCTGATCTACGATCACGAGCGCGAGTCGCCGAACCGGGCCTCGGGCCATGTGCACTTCCTGATCCAAGCCCAACCCGGCACGAAGCTCACTTTTGAGTTTCGCAATCTTGAAAATGTCTGGAACGGCGGCCCCAGCCTGTACGGCCGGTATTTTAGGAGTGTCCTTGTCTCTGAGGACGGCCGCAGCTGGCGCGGGGTTTCACTCGATAACCTGCCTGATGACCGGGTTCGGCTCCACCTCACGATGCCGGGGCCGCAACTTTACGTGGCGCGCCTCGAACCCTATCGGGTGTCCGACCTTGACCGCTTCCTCGCTTCCGTGTGCGGTCATCCCCTCGTGAAGATCATGCCGATCGGCCGCACGGTCCTCGGCCGCGGTCTGGAGATTCTCCGCATCGGCAATCTGCATGCGCCTTATCGCGTCTTCATCCGGGCCCGCGCCCACCCTTGGGAACCGGTGGGGAACTGGGTCTTGCAAGGCCTCGTGCGCCGTCTGCTGGCCAACGATGCGGACGCAAGGAGGTTCCTCGAACGCTATTGCGTCTACGCGATGCCCATGGCGAACAAGGACGGAGTCGCGCTCGGCCGCACGCGTTTTAACGCGCTTGGCAGTGATCTCAACCGAGGCTGGGACCGCCCCATCGACGCCCGCAGCGCTCCAGAAAACGCGGCTCTCGAAAGGTGGCTCGAGGGCATGATCGCCTCCGGGCGGAAGCCGCACCTTGCCCTTGAGCTCCACAACGACCATCAGCAGGGCCAACTTCACCTGAGCGCTCCGTCCGTACCCGACTTGACGCGCTACCGCGATCGAATGGCCGTGCTGGAAAGGCTTCTGCGCCAGCACACTTGGTTCACCGATGGCTCAACCAGCACGAGCTTCCGCAATCCCGGCACGCTTGGCGACGGCTGGCTCGAGCGTTTCGGCATTGACGGGGTCGTGCACGAGTTCGCCAGCAACTGGATCGCCGGCGTGAAGGACTTTACGTCCGGCCGGCATTGGGAGGACTATGGGGCGAATCTCGCCGAGGTGCTTTATGAATACCTTGGTGCGGTCCAGCCATGA
- a CDS encoding CoA transferase, with product MPLKQRDYTPDARGPLTGLRVLDLSRLFAGNVLTQILGDFGAEVIKVEPPEGDTLRAWRTEGVSTHWKIYARNKKSLALDLRRAESIDLLRRLAPTAQLFIESFRPGVLEKMGLAPAELLALNPRLVIVRISGWGQDGPYSQRPGFGTIVEGMSGFASMNGFADREPVLPPMYLADGVAGLYGASAVMIALRSVEQNGGQGQVIDLPLLDPLFAILGPQAANYRLNGTVKPRTGSRSTNSAPRNAYRCSDGGYVALSGSTQGMAERIFEAIGRSELIDDPRFRTNIDRVKHAEELDAIIGAYISRHTQRENVAYFEKVGVTVGPIYAIPQILEDPHFIEREIVSDYPDEEVKPLPMHPVVPRLLGTPGAIRTPAPALGQHNRELLAECGVSDEDYGRLLASGIAIEGRAAAGS from the coding sequence ATGCCGCTCAAGCAACGCGACTACACCCCCGATGCACGCGGGCCGCTTACCGGCCTTCGCGTGCTGGATCTTTCGCGGCTGTTTGCCGGCAATGTGCTCACGCAGATTCTCGGGGATTTCGGGGCGGAGGTCATCAAGGTTGAGCCACCGGAAGGCGACACGCTGCGCGCCTGGCGGACGGAGGGGGTGTCGACGCACTGGAAAATTTATGCGCGCAACAAGAAGAGCCTTGCGCTCGATCTGCGCCGAGCCGAGTCCATCGACCTGCTGCGCCGGCTGGCGCCGACTGCGCAGCTGTTCATCGAGAGCTTTCGTCCTGGTGTTTTGGAAAAAATGGGGTTGGCCCCCGCGGAGCTTCTCGCTCTGAACCCGCGGCTTGTAATCGTGAGAATTTCCGGCTGGGGACAGGACGGACCGTACAGTCAGCGTCCGGGCTTTGGCACGATTGTGGAGGGAATGTCGGGATTTGCGTCGATGAATGGATTCGCCGACCGCGAACCCGTGCTTCCGCCGATGTATCTGGCGGACGGGGTGGCGGGACTCTATGGTGCGTCTGCGGTGATGATCGCGCTCAGATCAGTCGAGCAGAATGGCGGTCAGGGACAGGTCATTGATCTGCCGCTTTTGGATCCGCTGTTTGCCATACTTGGTCCGCAAGCGGCCAACTATCGCCTCAACGGCACGGTGAAGCCCCGCACGGGCAGCCGCTCGACAAACTCCGCGCCCCGCAATGCGTATCGTTGCAGTGATGGCGGCTATGTGGCGCTTTCCGGCTCAACGCAGGGCATGGCGGAGCGCATCTTTGAGGCGATCGGGCGATCCGAACTGATCGATGACCCGAGGTTCAGGACGAACATCGACCGTGTGAAGCATGCGGAGGAACTCGATGCCATCATCGGAGCGTACATCAGCCGCCACACGCAGCGGGAGAATGTCGCCTATTTCGAGAAGGTTGGTGTGACGGTTGGACCGATTTATGCGATTCCGCAGATTCTCGAGGACCCGCATTTCATCGAGCGCGAGATCGTGTCTGATTACCCCGATGAGGAGGTGAAGCCGCTTCCGATGCATCCCGTCGTGCCGCGGCTGCTCGGAACGCCGGGGGCGATCCGCACGCCCGCGCCGGCGCTCGGCCAGCACAACCGTGAGCTGCTGGCGGAATGCGGCGTGAGCGATGAGGATTACGGACGGTTGCTGGCGTCGGGAATTGCGATCGAGGGCAGGGCAGCGGCCGGGTCGTGA
- a CDS encoding CoA ester lyase → MRSKLFVPGSRPELFPKALVTAADALSFDLEDAVAEAQKDAARRHVAAALGSPGLVSSDKIVIVRVNRTGSPHFEADLAAAVSPRIDLINLPKVESPAEVHAAVAVLARIEEACGISRPIGLLLNIESPRGLRFASEIAAADPRVAGLQLGLVDLFDPSGIERANAAAVMHVQLAVRLAAAEAGLWAFDAAFADIKDADGCRAEALGARRLGYSGKTCIHPSQIAIVNEVFQPTADEIAFARRVVATAEKSCDGAFVVDGRMIDAPSLRRARMIVSHAGSEKT, encoded by the coding sequence ATGCGCAGCAAACTCTTCGTCCCCGGTTCGCGTCCCGAGCTTTTTCCCAAGGCGCTTGTGACGGCCGCCGATGCACTGTCATTCGACCTTGAGGACGCCGTGGCTGAGGCGCAGAAGGATGCCGCGCGCAGACACGTGGCGGCGGCGCTGGGTTCACCCGGACTGGTTTCCTCGGACAAGATCGTCATTGTGCGTGTGAACAGGACTGGCTCGCCGCATTTCGAGGCCGACCTCGCCGCGGCGGTCTCGCCGCGAATAGATTTGATCAATCTTCCCAAGGTTGAGTCTCCCGCCGAGGTGCACGCGGCCGTGGCAGTGCTCGCACGCATCGAGGAAGCGTGCGGAATCTCCCGGCCGATCGGCCTTCTCCTGAACATTGAGTCGCCCCGCGGGTTGCGCTTCGCTTCGGAAATTGCGGCGGCGGATCCGCGCGTGGCCGGTTTGCAGCTCGGACTGGTGGATCTGTTCGATCCATCCGGCATTGAACGTGCGAACGCTGCCGCCGTGATGCACGTGCAACTCGCGGTGCGCCTGGCCGCGGCGGAGGCGGGGCTTTGGGCCTTCGATGCGGCGTTTGCGGACATCAAGGATGCGGATGGCTGCCGCGCCGAGGCGCTGGGTGCGCGGCGACTCGGCTATTCGGGCAAGACCTGCATTCACCCGAGCCAGATAGCGATCGTGAACGAGGTGTTTCAACCAACCGCCGATGAGATTGCCTTTGCGCGGCGCGTGGTGGCGACTGCGGAAAAATCCTGCGACGGCGCGTTTGTTGTCGATGGCCGGATGATCGACGCCCCCTCGCTGCGCCGGGCGCGGATGATTGTTTCCCACGCGGGTTCGGAGAAAACCTGA
- a CDS encoding SUMF1/EgtB/PvdO family nonheme iron enzyme, with product MNRKPQAAPSPRIAEFQLSHARNGPHLPLPVGAPGWPFQSIGHWRQNVNAAAPAWRRDFKEWRREHLLRIGYSGANYERREFQWTRRNFVHAQMMVEDRYFYDPVTRRYTVDRYLDDLKSRYGGIDSVLLWYVYPNIGIDDRNQFDLAADLPGGLAGLKRIVRDFHRRGVKVFIPTMPWDNGTRPAGVPDWEAIAKLAAAIGADGVNGDTYSGVPRAFFDAAEARGHPLVFEPEAVPLSDEALAWNLQSWGKLLPSEVVLPVSKLKWLEPRHMTNLENRWGRDRTNDFHYIFFNGTGYNAWENIWGIWNQLTPRDAAALRRISHLFRRFSDLLVSLDWEPYAQTLQQNVFASMFPGKVATLWTVVNRNEYALAGGQLRVDHVQSRKYYDAWRGVELRPRVQDGQATLEFPLEPRGFGAVLAVEPGARPLNLDGFLRERRALTRAPLRSLSAEWRPLLQRMTPVVRTKPVVNAPEGMVRIPSATFEFRVTGVEIEGFTWDGLDVQYPWEPSPRRSHLHRLRIDAFHIDRHPVTNAAFRDFVRATGYRPADDHNFLRDWKRGAPPRGWENKPVTWVSLEDARAYAAWAGKRLPHEWEWQYAAQGTDGRLYPWGNDWNPANMPAPNRGRTLVPPEDVGLHPAGASPFGVMDLVGGVWQWTDEFADEHTRAAVLRGGSAYQPQTSHWYFPQAYQLDQHGKYLLMSPGRDRSGMLGFRCVKDSV from the coding sequence ATGAACCGCAAGCCGCAAGCCGCCCCGTCACCTCGCATCGCCGAGTTTCAGCTTTCGCACGCGCGCAACGGCCCGCACCTTCCGCTGCCGGTCGGGGCGCCAGGCTGGCCGTTTCAGTCGATCGGCCACTGGAGGCAGAACGTGAATGCGGCGGCCCCGGCCTGGCGGCGCGATTTCAAGGAATGGCGGCGCGAGCACCTGCTGCGCATCGGCTACTCCGGCGCGAACTATGAGCGCCGGGAGTTCCAATGGACCCGGAGGAATTTCGTCCATGCGCAGATGATGGTCGAGGACCGTTACTTTTACGATCCCGTCACCCGCAGGTACACGGTTGACCGCTACCTCGACGACCTGAAGAGCCGGTACGGCGGAATCGACAGCGTGCTGCTCTGGTATGTCTATCCAAACATCGGCATCGACGACCGGAATCAGTTCGATCTCGCGGCCGACCTGCCCGGAGGACTGGCCGGATTGAAGCGGATCGTGAGGGACTTTCACCGGCGCGGCGTGAAGGTTTTCATTCCGACCATGCCGTGGGACAACGGGACGCGTCCGGCGGGCGTGCCGGACTGGGAGGCGATCGCCAAACTGGCCGCGGCGATCGGGGCGGACGGGGTGAATGGCGACACCTACAGCGGCGTGCCCCGCGCATTCTTCGACGCGGCGGAGGCGCGGGGGCATCCGCTCGTCTTCGAACCGGAGGCGGTTCCACTGTCGGACGAGGCGCTGGCATGGAATCTTCAAAGCTGGGGCAAGCTCCTGCCCAGCGAGGTCGTCCTTCCGGTCTCAAAGTTGAAGTGGCTCGAGCCCCGCCACATGACCAATCTGGAGAACCGCTGGGGCCGCGACCGCACCAATGACTTTCACTACATTTTTTTCAACGGCACAGGTTACAATGCCTGGGAGAACATCTGGGGCATTTGGAACCAGCTCACGCCACGCGATGCGGCGGCGCTCCGGAGAATTTCTCACTTGTTCCGCCGCTTTTCCGACCTGCTCGTGAGTTTGGACTGGGAACCCTATGCGCAGACGCTGCAGCAGAATGTGTTCGCCTCAATGTTTCCGGGGAAAGTGGCCACGCTCTGGACAGTCGTGAATCGAAACGAGTACGCGCTGGCGGGAGGGCAGTTGCGCGTCGACCATGTGCAGTCTCGGAAATACTACGATGCCTGGCGCGGCGTCGAGTTGCGCCCGCGGGTGCAGGATGGTCAGGCGACTTTGGAGTTTCCGCTTGAGCCACGGGGGTTTGGCGCCGTGCTCGCCGTCGAGCCGGGCGCAAGGCCATTGAACCTGGACGGGTTTCTGCGGGAACGCCGCGCGCTCACACGCGCGCCGCTGAGGTCGCTATCCGCGGAGTGGCGACCGCTTCTGCAACGGATGACTCCCGTCGTCCGCACCAAGCCCGTTGTCAATGCGCCGGAAGGCATGGTAAGGATTCCATCGGCGACGTTTGAATTTCGGGTGACCGGCGTTGAGATTGAGGGTTTCACCTGGGACGGACTTGACGTCCAGTATCCTTGGGAACCGTCCCCGCGCCGCTCCCATTTGCATCGGCTCAGGATCGACGCCTTTCACATCGACCGCCACCCGGTGACGAATGCGGCGTTCAGGGATTTCGTCCGGGCGACGGGCTACCGGCCGGCTGACGATCACAATTTCCTGCGCGATTGGAAACGCGGCGCGCCTCCGCGTGGATGGGAGAACAAGCCGGTCACATGGGTTTCGCTTGAGGATGCGCGTGCGTACGCCGCATGGGCCGGCAAACGCCTGCCCCATGAGTGGGAGTGGCAGTACGCGGCGCAGGGCACGGACGGAAGGCTGTATCCATGGGGCAATGACTGGAACCCCGCGAACATGCCGGCTCCGAACCGCGGGCGCACGCTTGTGCCGCCGGAGGATGTCGGACTGCATCCCGCCGGCGCGAGTCCATTTGGCGTCATGGATCTCGTCGGCGGCGTCTGGCAATGGACGGATGAATTTGCGGATGAACACACGCGGGCCGCGGTGCTGCGCGGCGGGAGCGCCTACCAGCCGCAGACGTCGCACTGGTATTTTCCACAGGCGTACCAGCTCGACCAGCACGGCAAGTACCTGCTGATGAGTCCGGGCAGGGATCGCAGCGGCATGCTTGGATTTCGCTGTGTGAAGGATTCCGTTTGA
- a CDS encoding LacI family DNA-binding transcriptional regulator, translating into MKKNASLIDVARRARVNISTVSRTINKTGKIGADTQARVLKAMRELGYKPNRVARRLRTRDSSSFLLGLIIPNIQNIFFADLARGVEDVAFRSNYAVLLCNYDEDEAKERFYLDVMQLESVDGIILPPIHEEDDAVLQVVRNGTPVVCVDRSLARGGLDKVEIDNHLGALRAVEHIISQGHRRIGLIGGPADSSTGRERLRGYKDAHTQAGIPLKSELMRFGDFKQDSGQTLAHELLGLANPPTALFVCNGLMTIGALEAIAARGLRIPKQVAIVGFDELPLAGVFNPPLTVVRQPAYEVGKCAAELLLKRIEDSDRPATSLKLHPDLVVRKSC; encoded by the coding sequence ATGAAGAAAAACGCCAGCCTGATCGATGTGGCCCGCCGGGCCAGGGTCAACATCTCCACCGTCTCGCGCACGATCAACAAGACGGGCAAGATCGGCGCCGACACCCAGGCCCGCGTGCTCAAGGCCATGCGCGAACTGGGCTACAAGCCCAACCGCGTCGCCCGCCGGCTTCGCACGCGCGACAGCAGCAGTTTCCTGCTGGGTCTCATCATTCCCAACATCCAGAACATCTTTTTCGCCGACCTCGCCCGAGGCGTCGAGGACGTCGCCTTCCGGAGCAACTATGCCGTGCTGCTCTGCAACTACGACGAGGACGAGGCCAAGGAGCGCTTCTACCTCGACGTGATGCAGCTCGAGTCCGTCGACGGCATCATCCTGCCGCCCATTCACGAGGAGGACGACGCCGTCCTCCAGGTCGTTCGCAACGGCACCCCGGTGGTCTGCGTCGACCGCAGCCTCGCCCGAGGCGGCCTCGACAAGGTGGAGATCGACAATCATCTCGGGGCCCTGCGCGCCGTCGAGCACATCATCTCCCAAGGGCACCGCCGCATCGGCCTGATCGGCGGACCAGCCGACTCCTCGACAGGCCGCGAGCGTTTGCGCGGCTACAAGGATGCGCACACCCAGGCGGGCATCCCGCTGAAATCGGAACTGATGCGCTTTGGCGATTTCAAGCAGGACAGCGGCCAGACCCTGGCGCACGAGCTTCTAGGTCTGGCAAACCCTCCCACAGCGCTTTTTGTCTGCAACGGCCTGATGACCATTGGCGCGCTCGAGGCGATTGCCGCGCGCGGACTCAGGATTCCGAAACAGGTCGCCATCGTCGGCTTCGACGAACTGCCCCTCGCAGGCGTTTTCAACCCGCCACTCACCGTTGTGCGTCAGCCGGCCTACGAAGTCGGCAAATGCGCGGCAGAACTTCTGCTCAAGCGCATTGAGGATTCCGACCGCCCGGCGACAAGCCTGAAGCTGCACCCGGATCTGGTCGTGCGGAAATCGTGCTGA
- a CDS encoding ribokinase, with protein MPSSPVVVVGSIMQDLSLACAEFPLAGQTILGRLKVGQGGKGSNQAIACGRTGVGTTFVGAMGRDAYAAQVEAFYRREGIGCRLALKSGVPTGTAVILLNRRGQNMIAIDPGANTRLARADIPPALMRNARVVVAQLEANPQASGHALRLARRAGAVAILNPAPMRDDFDASLLRHVDILIPNESEFVALVRRLAGSRRTKFDEAALHRLSPGELHALCRRFEVPTLIITLGSRGCFISSPEGSHALPAHRGMRVVDTTGAGDAFCGGFAAGLVRHDGDVVAAARLGTAVAALSITKAGAADAMPTRRELERFLKKRGVVS; from the coding sequence ATGCCCTCCTCCCCGGTCGTCGTCGTCGGCAGCATCATGCAGGACCTGAGCCTCGCCTGCGCTGAGTTTCCCCTGGCCGGACAGACGATCTTGGGCCGCCTCAAGGTCGGACAGGGTGGCAAGGGCTCGAATCAGGCCATCGCGTGCGGACGCACCGGAGTCGGCACGACTTTCGTGGGCGCGATGGGGCGTGACGCCTATGCTGCGCAGGTTGAGGCGTTCTACCGTCGCGAGGGCATCGGCTGCAGGCTGGCACTGAAATCCGGCGTGCCCACGGGCACCGCGGTCATTCTTCTGAATCGCCGGGGCCAGAACATGATCGCGATTGATCCCGGTGCCAACACCCGGCTCGCACGCGCGGACATTCCTCCCGCCTTGATGCGCAACGCCCGCGTCGTGGTCGCGCAACTGGAGGCGAATCCCCAGGCCAGCGGGCACGCCCTGCGGCTCGCGCGCCGCGCAGGCGCTGTGGCTATTCTGAATCCCGCGCCCATGCGCGACGACTTCGATGCTTCGCTGCTCCGGCACGTCGACATCCTCATTCCCAATGAGAGCGAATTTGTAGCGCTCGTGAGGCGCCTTGCAGGTTCACGTCGGACGAAGTTCGACGAGGCGGCCCTGCATCGGCTGAGTCCGGGGGAACTTCACGCCCTGTGCCGGCGGTTTGAAGTTCCCACCCTGATCATCACGCTGGGAAGCCGGGGCTGCTTCATTTCGTCTCCTGAGGGATCTCACGCTCTGCCCGCCCACCGCGGCATGCGCGTGGTGGACACGACGGGGGCGGGCGATGCCTTCTGCGGCGGTTTTGCCGCAGGCCTCGTGCGTCACGATGGCGACGTTGTAGCCGCGGCGCGCCTCGGCACCGCCGTCGCCGCGCTATCCATCACCAAGGCCGGCGCCGCCGATGCGATGCCCACGCGGCGCGAACTGGAAAGATTCCTCAAGAAGCGAGGCGTCGTTTCCTAA